The Caulobacter vibrioides sequence GTAGTGCGTCAACGATCCAGACATCCAGGTCCTGCAGCGCCGACCAGCTTGCCTCGGGGATGGCGCGCGCGTCGGGCGTGTAGGCCACGCCGCCGATGCGATAGCCGACCGCGCGCACCTCACCGTGATCAACGTCGAAGGTCTGGACGTCGATGCCGCCGCTCGGGCCTTCAACCGAGAAGTCGACGCCCAAGGGCGGGATCAGGCGAGGCTCGCAGATCGCGGGATAGCCGCCCTGGCTGACGAAGATGTAGTCGAAGCGCCGCGTCAGCCCGTCGTGCGTCGCCTGGTCCATATAGGTCGGGATGCGCGTACGCTGATTGAGGAAGAACGGGCGCAGGTCATCGATGCCGTGGGCCTGATCGGCGTGATCATGGGTGAACAGCGCCGCATCCATCCGGCGCACGCCCGCCGCAGAGGTCTGCAGGCGCAGGTCTGGCGACGTATCGATGATCACGGTCGTCTCGTGCAGCGCGCCCGCCGGCGAGGGTCGGCGCACCAGCAACGAGCAGCGCGAACGGTGATTCCGCGGGTCGCTCGGATCACAGTCCCCCCAGTTGCCGTCCGCGCGCGGCACGCCGCCCGAGGAGCCGGAGCCCAGGATCGTGAACTCGAGCCCGCCGCTCATGGACGCGGGATCCGGTCAAACAGCGCGAAGAACGCGTCCTCGGTCCGCTGCTCGGTGTCGGCGCGGCTCCAGCCTCGGATCTCGGCGAGCTTGTCGTAGATATGCGGCAGGAAAGCCGGCTCGTTTCGGCGACCTCGCATGGGCACGGGGGCCAGATACGGGCAGTCGGTCTCGACGATGATGCGGTCGGCGGGCATGTCGCGGATCACCGCCCTCACCTCCTCGGCCGCCTTGAAGGTGGAGATGCCCGAGACCGAGAACCAGGCGCCCAGCGCCGCCGCCCGCGCGGCCAATTCGGCGCCGCTGGTGTAGCAGTGCATCAGGATCTTGAACGGGCCCGCCGCATGCTCGGCCTCGAGGATCTCGCCCATGACCTCGTCAGCTTCACGCGTGTGCAAGACCAGCGGCAGCCCGCTTTCTCGCGCCGCAACGCAGTGCTGGCGGAAGACCTCGGCCTGCACGTCGCGGGGCGACAGGTCGTAGTGGAAATCCAGTCCACACTCGCCGATCCCGACCACGCGGGGACGCTGGGCCAGCTCCACCAAGGTCGCAGCGGTCAGTTCGGGATTCTCTTTGGCCTCGTGGGGGTGCGTGCCGACGGTGCACCAGATGTCCGCCTCGGCCATGGCGATGGCGTGGACGGCCTCGAAGGACGAGACCTTGTCGCAGATGGTCACCATCATCGCGATCCCGGCCTCGCGGGCGCGGGCGATGACGGCGTCCTTGTCTTCGGCGAACTGAGGCGCGTGAAGGTTTACGTGACTGTCGATGAGCATACGGCTCACATCGCTGTCTTGGCCGCCGCGCGCAAGTCCGAGATCACACTCCAGAACACATCGGCCCGGTCGAGGTTCACGGCCTCAGCCTCGGCCGGCCAGCGCGAGAGCCTCTCCCAAGCCGCCGCCCAGCGGTCGAGACCCGGAGAGTTCTTGCCGTCAGCGGCGACCTGGGTCGCGAAGATCCGCACCTGATCGGCCAGGCGATCCATCAGGAGTTCGAACCGCGCCGCGCCCTCGGCGCCTCGGAAGGTGTCGGCCATGGCCAGCAGAGCGCCCTCATCGATCTTGGGCAGGCTGCGGAGAATCTCGTTGGCGGCGTCGTCGATCGCGATCGCGCCGGCGGCCGCCAGTTGCAGGGCGCGGCCCGGCGCGCCATGCGCCATGCGCGCCAGCCGTTCGGCGTCGCGATGCGGAACATCGGCCATCTGCTCGACCATCTCGGCGGCGGCCGCTACCCCGGGCGCGGGTATGGCGAGGCGACGGCAGCGCGAGCGGATAGTCGGCAGCAGCTTGCCCGGCGCATGACTGATCAGCAGGATCACGCCCCGCGCCGGCGGCTCCTCCAGCGTCTTCAGCACCGCGTTGGCGGCGTTGACGTTGAGGTCGTCGGCGGCATCGATGATCGCCACGCGATAGGGTGAGACGGCGGGCGAATTGGCGAAGAATTCCGGCAGCTTGCGCGCCTCATCAACCGGAATGGATTTGCGCGCCTTGCCGTCGTCGGTCAGGCGTTCCAGCACCATCAGGTCGGGATGCGACCGCGCGGCGACCTGGCGGCTGACCACGTCCGACGGTGCCGCGCCCAGAAGGCCTTGCGACGGGTCCGGCCGGGCGCCCAGCAACCGGCGCGCCATCCTGTAGGCCAGGGTCGCTTTGCCCACGCCCTCGGGACCGGTGAGCAGCCAGGCGTGGTGCAGTCGTCCGCGCTCCAACGCATCGATGAAGGCGGCCTCGGCGGCGGACTGGCCGTCCAGTCGGTAGACGTCGCGAGGATAGGCCGGGGCTTGCATCACAGACCCAGGCGCTGTGAGACCACGTTCGAGATCGCCGCCGTGACAGCGTCCAGCTCGGCGTCCGCGTCGATGACGACACAGCGCTCTGGCTCCTGGCGCGCGATCTCCAGATAGGCGGCGCGAAGACGTTCGTGGAACGCCAGACCCTTCGACTCAAAGCGCGCCGCCCCGCCGCGCGCCTCGGCGCGCTGGAGGCCAACCTGCGCCGGCAGATCGAGGATCAGCGTCAGGACCGGGACCGTACCGCCCAGCACGTGTTCCTCCAGGGCGGCGATCAGACTGGCCGGCGCGTCGCCGCCCGCGCCCTGATAGGCCCGCGTGGAGTCGGCGTAGCGATCGCACAGCACGACCGCACCGCGCGCCAGGCCCGGCCGGATGACGCGCTCGACGTGATCGCGGCGCGCCGCATACATCAGAAGGCTTTCGGTGACCGGCGACCAGCGATCAGCCGCGCCATTGACCAGCAACTCGCGGATCGCCTCGGCGCCGGGACTGCCGCCCGGTTCGCGCGTCACGATCACATCGTGGCCGTCCGCGCAAAGGCGATCGGCGAGGCGACGGATCTGAGTGGACTTTCCCGCCCCCTCCCCGCCTTCGAAACTGATGAAGAAACCTTGGGTCACCGGTCTCCAATCGACCGGTTTGAGAGGCTTGTCTAGAGCCTGTCGGGCTTAGACAAGACTCTCTGAACCCGACAAATGGGCTATAAAATCAGATATTTAGAGCCGTTTTTGGGGCTTTGGATGATTCCATCCAAAGCTAGACGGCTCTAGGGGCGCAGAATGGTGGCGCCGGAATAGCCCAGCGCCTCAACACGTTGGCGAAGTGTCCAGGCCGCGCCCTCGTCATCGCCGGCCGCGACCGTCACGCGATAGAGCGTTCCCGAGGCCCGTTCGATCGCCTCGATCGACGCTCGGCCTGCGCTGGTGAGCTGCCGCACAGCCTTCTCGGCGTTCTCACGGCTGGAAAACGAACCGGCTTGGATGCGATAGGCGGCCGACCGGGCGCCGGCGAACACCGGATCCGGCGGGTTGATTGGGGGAGCCGATTGCCGGATCGGCGCAGGGCTCCAGCTCGCCTCGCCTCGGGGCGGCAGGACCTGGACCCTTTGCGGCGGCTCCTGGATGTCCTCAAAGCTGCGCGGCGCGGGTCGTGGTCTTGGCGGGGGCGGCGCGGTCTGCGCGTACTGCCGAGGAGCCTCGACGGCGCGTCTCGGCGCGGGACCGACATACTTGACCCGCACCCGAGCGACACCCTGACGGCGATAGCCCAGCTCCTCCGCGGCGGCCTTGGAGAGGTCGATGATGCGGTCGTCCACAAAGGGCCCCCGATCATTGACGCGGAGGATCATTTTCCGGCCGTTGTCGAGATTGGTGACCTCCACAAGGCTCGGCAGGGGTAGAGTCTTGTGCGCCGCCGACGGCAGATCCATGTCGAAGATCTCGCCGTTCGACGTCTTGCGATTGTGGAACTGCTCGCCGTACCAGGAGCCGATCCCGGTGACGTTGTAGTCCTTATCCTCGTGCGGATAGTACCAGATCCCTCTGATCTGATAGGGCTTTTCCGTCCCGCGTAACGGCTTTCCGTCACGACCGATCATGGAGCCAGGACGCGGCGCACCGCCCGTGCTGGTCGCCACGGTGCGGCCAGCCTCATATTTGGGCGTGGCGCAGGCCGCGAGGCTGGCGGCGGCTAGGGCCACAAGGCCCAGGTTCCGCGCGATCCGCCACGCCTGTTCGATACGCTGGTTCATCCGCTCGTCTTCCGACGGGTCGCACCCTTCCGAGCGATCATCTTGATTGGTTTGTTTTGAAGTCTGGTTAAGGCGCGAGCACGCTGATATAGCCGCCTGCTCCGGACAGGTGGCCGAGTGGTTTAAGGCAGCGGTCTTGAAAACCGCCGTAGGTGGAAGCCTACCGTGGGTTCGAATCCCACCCTGTCCGCCAGACACTCCCGCTCGTGCGGAAAACGCTTTCAGGACAAGCATGTCGGCGACCCGAACCGCGATCTATGGCCAGCCCGACCACGATCTGGCGCCCTCCGCGTCGGATGCGCTTCAGCTCTCCCCCTTGATCGTCGGATCGGCGAATCTCGCCGAGGTCGCCGACGAGTCCTTTGACGCTGTGACGGTTCGTGCGCCGGCGGGCGCGGTCGAGCGTCGTTATGTGCTGGCCCACGCGCTGCGAGCGCTGACCGCCGGCGGACGTCTGACTGTGTTCGCGCCCAAGGATCGTGGCGGACTGCGCTTGAAGAAGGAACTTCAGGCGCTGGGCTGCGAGGTCGGCGAGAGCGCGCGTCGTCACAATCGCATCTGCGTATCCCTGCGTCCCGCCGTGATCCCCGGCCTGGAAGACGCCCTCAAGGCCGGCGCGCCGCGCCAGATCGCCGAGAACGGGCTTTGGACCCAACCTGGCGTCTTCAGTTGGGACCGCCTGGACGCCGGCACCAATGCGCTTCTTCAGGTCCTGCCGGCTTTCGCGGGCGTCGGCGCTGATTTCGGCAGCGGCATCGGCCTGCTGGCGCTCAATGTGCTGGCCTCGCCAAAGGTAACGCAGCTGACCCTGGTCGAGCTGGACCATCGTGCAATCGAGGTGTCGCGGCGCAACGTGACCGATCCGAGGGCGGAGATCGTCTGGGCGGACGCGCGTCAGACCGGCCTGAAGGATCTCGACTTCATCGTCAGCAATCCCCCGTTCCATGACGGCGGCGGCGAAGACAAGGCGCTGGGCCAAGCCTTCATTCGCGCGGCCGCTGACGCCCTGCGCAAGGGTGGCGCTCTGTGGATCGTGGCCAACCGCCACCTGCCCTATGAGGCGATCCTGGCCGAGAGCTTCGCCAAGGTGCGCCTGGTCGCTGAAGGCGGCGGCTACAAGGTGTTCGAGGCCAAGAAGTGAGCAAGGCGCTCATGGCTCGCCTGGACCGGTTGCTGGCCAATCTGGGCTATGGCAGCCGCAAGGACGTCCAGGCCCTGGTCGCCGGCGGCAAGGTGGTTCTGGATGGGGTGGTCCTGAAGGACGCCGGCGCTCGCATCGCGGTCGACGCGACTCTGCCGGAGCGGATGACCATTCGCGGCGCGCCCGTTGATCCGCCCGCGCCGCTGGTGCTGATCATGCACAAGCCTCTGGGCGTGGTGTGCTCGCACAAGGAAGACGGCGAGAAGATCTATGATCTGCTGCCGCGCCGCTGGCGCTTACGCGACCCGGGCCTCTCGACAGTCGGTCGTCTGGACAAGGACACCAGCGGCCTGATCCTGATCACCGACGACGGCGACTTTTTGCATCGGGTGATCTCGCCGAAGCGTCATGTGCCCAAGACCTATCTGGCGACGCTGGACCGACCGCTGACTGGCTCAGAGAGCGAGGTCTTCGCCGCCGGAACACTGATGCTGGACAGTGAGGAAAAGCCGCTGCTCCCGGCCAGGCTGGACGTGGTGGACGCGCAAACCGCGCGCCTGACGATCACCGAGGGGCGCTACCATCAGGTCCGGCGGATGTTCGCAGCGGTCGGCAATCACGTCGTGACCCTGCATCGCGAGCGGATCGGCGGCATCGCCCTCCCCGCCGACCTGGAGCCCGGCCAGCATCGCATCCTGTCGGCGGCGGACGCCGAGCGGGTGTTCGCCGATGTCTGAACCGATCATCGTCGACGCGCGGGGCCATCACTGCCCCGTCCCGACCTTGAAGCTGCGCAAGGCGCATGAGACGGCGGCCGCCGGCGCCGAGCTGGTGCTGTTGGCTACGGATCCCATGGCGAGGATCGACGCGCCGCATTTCGCGGGCCAGGTGGGCGCGACGGTTCTCGACGTCACCGACCTGGACGGCGGCGTGATCAGGATTCGGATTCAGAAGGCGCCTTGAGCGCGATCCGGCGCGGCCCTTCCAGCAGCGCGCGCGGCCGCTCGTCGAGCGCGATCTCGACCTCGGTGGCCAGCGCTCCGCCGAAGAAGATGGCGTTCACGCTCCAGGACAACCAGATCAGGAAGATGATCACGGCGGAAACCGAGCCGTAGGTCGCGCCCAGATGGACGACCTTCTCGACGTAAAAGGCGCTGGCCCAGGACATGAAGACGCAGAGCGCCGCAGCGGCGACGCCCCCGGCGATCGAGGCGCGCCAGCCGACGATCCCTCGGGACATGGCGTAGCGATAGACCAGGCTCATCCCGACCACGATGCCGAAGCTGGCCCAGGTCCATTCGGACTGGATCCAGGAGACGCCCGCCAGCGGGCGCAGCTCCAGCGCCGACCCGAGCAGGCGCAGGGTCAGGAAGATACCCGACATGATGAAGAGCAGGCCGAAGGCCGCCATCAGGACGAGCAGCGCCATCAGGTTGAAGCCCAGAAAGCCGCGCTGGTTCTCTTCATCGTGGATGAACGACAGCCCCGCGAGCAGCGCCTTGAAGCCCCGGTGCGCGGCGTAGGCGCCGACGACCAGCACGACGCCGCTTTGCAGCGAAATGGTCTGGCCGGGCGCATGCGCAAGCCGGGAGAGCTCGTCCTGCACGATCGACCGCGCCCCGGAGGGAATCAGTTCCGCAATCTTCACCGCCTGCCAAGACGCGGTCTCCGGCGTCAGGAAGAAGCTGTAGAGGCCGATCAGAATCGCCAGGCCCGGGAAGACGGCCAGAAGCGCGAAAAACGAGACGCCGCCGACGTAAAGCATGACGTCACGGCCCCAAAGGCGAGACAGCGCAAGCCCCAGGACACGGAGGATTTCGCGAACCCAATGGATCGGATCAAGGTCGAGGTCGCGCCAGCGGATGCGTTGCTGCGGGTCATGCATCCGCCGGACCATGGCCGCGCGGCCTCTCGAAGTCAAAGACGCGCCACCTGGGGGAGGTGGCGCGTCTCCGCAGGACTTGCCTGAGAACCGATCGCCGCTTCGAGGGACGGATGGGCGCGACGACCGATCGACGCTCGCACCCTAGGGATCCCAGCCTGAACGGCGCCTGAACGACTTCAGAGCGCTCCGGACGCCTTCAGCGCTTCGATCGCCGCAGGGCTGAAGCCCCAATCGGCCAGCGCCTCGTCATTGTGTCCGCCAATCTTCGGCGGGGGTCCCTGGATCGCGCCCGGGGTCGCCGAGAAGCGGGGCGCGGGCGCGGGCTGGGTGACGCCGGCCACCTCGACAAAGGTCTGGCGCGCGGCGTTGTGCGCGTGGCTTGGGGCCTCGTCCATGGTCAGGACCGGGGCGAAGCAGACGTCGGTGGCGTCCATGATGGCGCACCACTCGGCCTGGGTCTTGGTCTTGATGACCGCCGCCAGCTTCTCGCGCAGCTCCGGCCACTCCTCGCGGCTCATCTGGTGCTGGAACTGCGGATCCGAAATCCCCGTCTTTTCCAGCAGAAGCAGGTAGAACTGCGGCTCGATCGAGCCGATCGAGATCCACTTGCCGTCGGCGCACTGGTAGGTGTCGTAGAAGTGGGCGCCGCCGTCGAGCAGGTTGGTCCGCCGCCCTTCGTTCCACATGCCGCCGGCCTTGAAGCCGTAGAACATGGCCATCAGCGAGGCCGCGCCATCGCTCATGGCGCAGTCGATCACCTGGCCCTGTCCGGTCGAGCGCGCGTGGATCACTCCGGCCAGCAGGCCGAAGGCCAGATACAGCGCCCCGCCCCCGAAATCGCCGACCAGGTTCAGCGGCGGCACGGGCTTGTCAGTCGTGCCGATGGCGTGCAGGGCGCCGGTGATGGCGATGTAGTTCATGTCGTGGCCGGCGGCCTTGGCGTAGGGACCCGTCTGGCCCCAGCCGGTCATGCGGCCGAAGACGAGCTTGGGGTTGCGCGCCAGCACGACGTCGGGGCCAAGCCCCAGGCGCTCCATGACCCCAGGCCGGAAGCCCTCGATCAGGCCGTCCGCCTGTTCCAGCAGCTTCAGGCAAGTCTCGATCGATTCGGGGTTCTTCAGGTCCAGCGCGACGGAACGACGACCCCGCGCGGTCACGTCGGCGGGAGAGCCGCGCCCCTGGCCCTTGCGGTCGATGCGCACGACATCCGCGCCCAGGTCCGACAGCAGCATGCCGCAGAAGGGCCCCGGTCCGATGCCGGCGAACTCCACGATCTTAAGTCCCGAAAGCGGCCCCTGGCCCATGACGCGATCTCCCTTTCGACCCTTCGAACCTGGCCGATTGGTGGCAGTAGAGCGATACTGACGTTCGGTCAGGCAAGCCTGGATCGGCGATGCGCGCCGGTTCTTCGATTCACCCCCAGCCTGCGGCGTTGCGCGGCTTTGATGGCGCGAA is a genomic window containing:
- a CDS encoding MBL fold metallo-hydrolase, whose product is MSGGLEFTILGSGSSGGVPRADGNWGDCDPSDPRNHRSRCSLLVRRPSPAGALHETTVIIDTSPDLRLQTSAAGVRRMDAALFTHDHADQAHGIDDLRPFFLNQRTRIPTYMDQATHDGLTRRFDYIFVSQGGYPAICEPRLIPPLGVDFSVEGPSGGIDVQTFDVDHGEVRAVGYRIGGVAYTPDARAIPEASWSALQDLDVWIVDALRWTPHPTHAHVDLALEWIARAKPRRAILTNLHIDLDYQALAARLPPNVEPAFDGMRFSVHGGR
- a CDS encoding TatD family hydrolase, with the protein product MSRMLIDSHVNLHAPQFAEDKDAVIARAREAGIAMMVTICDKVSSFEAVHAIAMAEADIWCTVGTHPHEAKENPELTAATLVELAQRPRVVGIGECGLDFHYDLSPRDVQAEVFRQHCVAARESGLPLVLHTREADEVMGEILEAEHAAGPFKILMHCYTSGAELAARAAALGAWFSVSGISTFKAAEEVRAVIRDMPADRIIVETDCPYLAPVPMRGRRNEPAFLPHIYDKLAEIRGWSRADTEQRTEDAFFALFDRIPRP
- a CDS encoding DNA polymerase III subunit delta'; this encodes MMQAPAYPRDVYRLDGQSAAEAAFIDALERGRLHHAWLLTGPEGVGKATLAYRMARRLLGARPDPSQGLLGAAPSDVVSRQVAARSHPDLMVLERLTDDGKARKSIPVDEARKLPEFFANSPAVSPYRVAIIDAADDLNVNAANAVLKTLEEPPARGVILLISHAPGKLLPTIRSRCRRLAIPAPGVAAAAEMVEQMADVPHRDAERLARMAHGAPGRALQLAAAGAIAIDDAANEILRSLPKIDEGALLAMADTFRGAEGAARFELLMDRLADQVRIFATQVAADGKNSPGLDRWAAAWERLSRWPAEAEAVNLDRADVFWSVISDLRAAAKTAM
- the tmk gene encoding dTMP kinase, encoding MTQGFFISFEGGEGAGKSTQIRRLADRLCADGHDVIVTREPGGSPGAEAIRELLVNGAADRWSPVTESLLMYAARRDHVERVIRPGLARGAVVLCDRYADSTRAYQGAGGDAPASLIAALEEHVLGGTVPVLTLILDLPAQVGLQRAEARGGAARFESKGLAFHERLRAAYLEIARQEPERCVVIDADAELDAVTAAISNVVSQRLGL
- a CDS encoding septal ring lytic transglycosylase RlpA family protein, which gives rise to MNQRIEQAWRIARNLGLVALAAASLAACATPKYEAGRTVATSTGGAPRPGSMIGRDGKPLRGTEKPYQIRGIWYYPHEDKDYNVTGIGSWYGEQFHNRKTSNGEIFDMDLPSAAHKTLPLPSLVEVTNLDNGRKMILRVNDRGPFVDDRIIDLSKAAAEELGYRRQGVARVRVKYVGPAPRRAVEAPRQYAQTAPPPPRPRPAPRSFEDIQEPPQRVQVLPPRGEASWSPAPIRQSAPPINPPDPVFAGARSAAYRIQAGSFSSRENAEKAVRQLTSAGRASIEAIERASGTLYRVTVAAGDDEGAAWTLRQRVEALGYSGATILRP
- a CDS encoding class I SAM-dependent methyltransferase; the protein is MSATRTAIYGQPDHDLAPSASDALQLSPLIVGSANLAEVADESFDAVTVRAPAGAVERRYVLAHALRALTAGGRLTVFAPKDRGGLRLKKELQALGCEVGESARRHNRICVSLRPAVIPGLEDALKAGAPRQIAENGLWTQPGVFSWDRLDAGTNALLQVLPAFAGVGADFGSGIGLLALNVLASPKVTQLTLVELDHRAIEVSRRNVTDPRAEIVWADARQTGLKDLDFIVSNPPFHDGGGEDKALGQAFIRAAADALRKGGALWIVANRHLPYEAILAESFAKVRLVAEGGGYKVFEAKK
- a CDS encoding pseudouridine synthase, which translates into the protein MSKALMARLDRLLANLGYGSRKDVQALVAGGKVVLDGVVLKDAGARIAVDATLPERMTIRGAPVDPPAPLVLIMHKPLGVVCSHKEDGEKIYDLLPRRWRLRDPGLSTVGRLDKDTSGLILITDDGDFLHRVISPKRHVPKTYLATLDRPLTGSESEVFAAGTLMLDSEEKPLLPARLDVVDAQTARLTITEGRYHQVRRMFAAVGNHVVTLHRERIGGIALPADLEPGQHRILSAADAERVFADV
- a CDS encoding sulfurtransferase TusA family protein, which translates into the protein MSEPIIVDARGHHCPVPTLKLRKAHETAAAGAELVLLATDPMARIDAPHFAGQVGATVLDVTDLDGGVIRIRIQKAP
- a CDS encoding YihY/virulence factor BrkB family protein → MTSRGRAAMVRRMHDPQQRIRWRDLDLDPIHWVREILRVLGLALSRLWGRDVMLYVGGVSFFALLAVFPGLAILIGLYSFFLTPETASWQAVKIAELIPSGARSIVQDELSRLAHAPGQTISLQSGVVLVVGAYAAHRGFKALLAGLSFIHDEENQRGFLGFNLMALLVLMAAFGLLFIMSGIFLTLRLLGSALELRPLAGVSWIQSEWTWASFGIVVGMSLVYRYAMSRGIVGWRASIAGGVAAAALCVFMSWASAFYVEKVVHLGATYGSVSAVIIFLIWLSWSVNAIFFGGALATEVEIALDERPRALLEGPRRIALKAPSESES
- a CDS encoding CaiB/BaiF CoA transferase family protein, which produces MGQGPLSGLKIVEFAGIGPGPFCGMLLSDLGADVVRIDRKGQGRGSPADVTARGRRSVALDLKNPESIETCLKLLEQADGLIEGFRPGVMERLGLGPDVVLARNPKLVFGRMTGWGQTGPYAKAAGHDMNYIAITGALHAIGTTDKPVPPLNLVGDFGGGALYLAFGLLAGVIHARSTGQGQVIDCAMSDGAASLMAMFYGFKAGGMWNEGRRTNLLDGGAHFYDTYQCADGKWISIGSIEPQFYLLLLEKTGISDPQFQHQMSREEWPELREKLAAVIKTKTQAEWCAIMDATDVCFAPVLTMDEAPSHAHNAARQTFVEVAGVTQPAPAPRFSATPGAIQGPPPKIGGHNDEALADWGFSPAAIEALKASGAL